One window from the genome of [Clostridium] celerecrescens 18A encodes:
- the srtB gene encoding class B sortase, translating to MKSKKLAFGVLIIAVIFLAVGVGKLYSDFKTRDHAEQQYESLAELARETTAGETKTSIPEAETSAAYISPIDFEKLSKINPDIVGWIRIEGTVIDYPIVQTDNNETYLDTDFESKKSVAGAIYLDFESEPDFSGRHNIIYGHHMKNGSMFKDIIKYKDEAFFKKHQDIYIYTPERECHLKPITALYTDAAPIRRKTVFETDESFQAYVEEMTKDGLFLQKPEEPVNQLWSFVTCSYEFNDARTILYASEVPKGED from the coding sequence ATGAAAAGTAAAAAATTGGCCTTTGGCGTCCTTATCATAGCTGTTATTTTTTTGGCTGTGGGTGTAGGAAAGCTCTATTCTGATTTTAAAACGAGAGATCATGCCGAGCAGCAGTATGAAAGTCTTGCGGAGCTTGCAAGGGAGACAACGGCCGGGGAAACTAAGACCAGTATCCCGGAAGCAGAAACAAGCGCTGCCTATATTTCCCCCATTGATTTTGAGAAACTAAGTAAAATCAATCCGGATATCGTGGGCTGGATCAGGATTGAAGGCACGGTCATCGACTACCCTATTGTGCAGACGGATAACAATGAAACTTATCTGGATACAGATTTTGAGAGCAAAAAGAGCGTGGCCGGGGCCATTTACCTTGATTTTGAAAGCGAACCTGACTTTTCCGGCCGGCATAACATAATATACGGGCATCACATGAAGAACGGATCGATGTTTAAGGACATCATAAAGTATAAGGATGAGGCTTTTTTTAAGAAACATCAGGATATTTATATTTATACGCCGGAGAGGGAATGCCATTTGAAGCCCATCACCGCACTTTATACGGATGCCGCCCCCATCCGCAGGAAAACCGTGTTTGAAACAGACGAAAGCTTTCAGGCATATGTGGAGGAGATGACAAAGGACGGCCTGTTTCTTCAGAAGCCGGAAGAACCGGTGAATCAGCTTTGGTCTTTTGTAACCTGCAGCTATGAGTTTAATGATGCAAGAACCATTCTATACGCCAGTGAGGTACCAAAGGGCGAGGATTAG
- the glmM gene encoding phosphoglucosamine mutase, whose protein sequence is MGKYFGTDGFRGEANVTLTVEDAYKVGRFLGWYYGQKNPDEVCRIVIGKDTRRSSYMFEYSLVAGLTASGADAYLLHVTTTPSVSYVVRTEGFSCGIMISASHNPYYDNGIKVINEKGEKLEESVTLEIEKYLDGEIGELPMAKRDKIGRTVDFAAGRNRYIGYLISTATRSFKNKKVALDCANGSASAIAKNVFDALGAETHVISNEPNGLNINTGCGSTHIGQLMKFVKEVGADVGFAYDGDADRCIAVDENGEVVDGDAILYICGKYMKEQGTLKNNKVVTTIMSNFGLYKAFEREGIEFEKTAVGDKYVYENMSANGNCLGGEQSGHIIFSKHATTGDGILTSLKVMEVILEKKESLGKLVSELEIYPQVLKNVRVHDKTAAQDDEAVKAEVEKVAESLGNSGRILLRQSGTEPVVRVMVEAADLETCEKYVDQVIKVMKEKGHLLS, encoded by the coding sequence ATGGGAAAATATTTTGGAACAGATGGCTTCCGCGGGGAAGCCAATGTAACTCTAACCGTGGAGGATGCCTATAAGGTGGGCCGATTTTTAGGCTGGTACTATGGACAGAAAAATCCGGATGAAGTATGCAGGATTGTTATTGGAAAAGATACAAGACGCAGCAGCTATATGTTTGAATACTCACTGGTAGCGGGCCTTACCGCATCCGGAGCTGATGCATATCTTCTTCATGTTACCACGACTCCAAGCGTATCTTATGTAGTACGCACCGAAGGATTTTCCTGCGGAATCATGATTTCCGCCAGCCATAATCCCTACTACGACAACGGAATCAAGGTAATTAACGAAAAGGGTGAGAAGCTGGAAGAGAGTGTGACCCTGGAAATTGAAAAGTATCTGGATGGAGAAATCGGAGAACTGCCTATGGCAAAACGTGATAAAATCGGCCGTACCGTAGACTTTGCCGCAGGAAGAAACCGTTATATCGGTTATTTGATTTCCACAGCTACCAGATCCTTTAAGAATAAAAAGGTGGCTCTGGACTGTGCAAACGGCAGCGCCTCCGCCATTGCCAAGAATGTATTTGATGCCTTAGGGGCTGAAACCCATGTGATCAGCAATGAACCCAACGGCTTAAACATCAATACAGGATGCGGTTCCACTCACATCGGGCAGCTTATGAAGTTTGTTAAAGAAGTGGGAGCAGACGTTGGATTTGCCTATGATGGAGATGCGGACCGGTGTATTGCCGTGGATGAGAACGGTGAAGTGGTGGACGGAGATGCCATTTTGTATATTTGCGGAAAGTATATGAAGGAACAGGGAACCCTTAAGAATAACAAGGTGGTGACCACTATCATGTCCAACTTCGGTCTATACAAGGCCTTTGAACGGGAAGGCATTGAGTTTGAGAAAACGGCAGTAGGTGATAAGTATGTTTATGAAAATATGTCAGCAAACGGAAATTGCCTGGGCGGGGAGCAGTCCGGCCATATAATTTTCAGTAAGCACGCTACCACGGGAGACGGTATCTTAACTTCCTTAAAGGTAATGGAAGTCATTTTGGAAAAGAAGGAGAGCCTTGGGAAACTGGTTTCCGAGCTTGAGATCTATCCCCAGGTACTTAAAAATGTCCGCGTCCACGATAAGACGGCGGCTCAGGATGACGAGGCGGTCAAGGCTGAAGTGGAAAAGGTGGCGGAAAGCCTTGGAAACAGCGGAAGGATCCTTCTTCGCCAGTCCGGCACAGAGCCTGTGGTACGGGTCATGGTAGAGGCTGCAGATCTGGAAACCTGTGAGAAATATGTGGATCAGGTCATAAAGGTTATGAAAGAAAAAGGCCATCTGCTTTCCTAG